Below is a window of Candidatus Binatia bacterium DNA.
AGAATCCCACGACATGTCATCGACGGCAGCAACGGCGCGCAGCGACGGGCGGGGAGACCGCGAGCTCAGGCTTCTTACGATCGAGCCCGGGTTCATCGAGCACGCCGAAGGATCGGTACTGATCGGCATGGGCCGGACCCGGGTCGTCTGCACCGCCAGTGTCGAGGAAGGGGTTCCCGGCTTCCTTCGCGGCCGCGGGACCGGCTGGGTCACGGCCGAGTACGGGATGCTCCCGCGCTCGACCCATACGCGCAACGACCGCGAAGCCGCCCGCGGCAAGGTTGGCGGCCGCACGATGGAGATCCAGCGCCTGATCGGCCGCAGCATCCGCGCTTCGGTCGACATGGCCGCGCTCGGCGAGCGCACGATCCAGATCGACTGCGACGTCCTGCAGGCCGACGGCGGCACGCGGACCGCGTCGATTACCGGCGCGTGGGTGGCCGTGGGCCTGGCCTGCCGCCGCCTCGAAAAGCAGGGGCTGCTGCTGCTCGGAAACCCGATGGTCAAGGCGGTAGCGGCCGTCAGCGTCGGCATCGTCGGCGGCCGCGCCCTGCTCGACCTCGCGTACGACGAGGACTCGCGCGCGGACGTCGACATGAACGTCGTGATGACCGGCGACGGCGAGTTCGTCGAGGTCCAGGGCACCGGCGAGGGCGGCACGTTCCGCCGCGACCAGCTCGACGAGCTGACCGACCTGGCATGGACCGGCATCCGTGAGCTCTTGGCTGCCCAGCGCAAGGTCCTGGATCACGCCGGCTGAGCGCAGAAGGGTGGGAGAACCGCGCGCGCAGCGGCCGGCTTCGGCCCGCGCCCGAACGGGCGATGCGGCCTCAGGCCGGAAAATCCTTGGCGGACAACGAGGACTGTCATAACCTTCGGCGTTCCCGCGATTCCCTCGCCCTTCGCGATGTCAGGCGCTGCCGAAAACAGACTACGTACTTCGCACGCGAGCGCGCTCGAGCGGCGCGCCCACGACCTCGCGGCGCTGCACGAGGCCTTGCGCGACCTGTCGCTGCTCACCGA
It encodes the following:
- the rph gene encoding ribonuclease PH, whose amino-acid sequence is MSSTAATARSDGRGDRELRLLTIEPGFIEHAEGSVLIGMGRTRVVCTASVEEGVPGFLRGRGTGWVTAEYGMLPRSTHTRNDREAARGKVGGRTMEIQRLIGRSIRASVDMAALGERTIQIDCDVLQADGGTRTASITGAWVAVGLACRRLEKQGLLLLGNPMVKAVAAVSVGIVGGRALLDLAYDEDSRADVDMNVVMTGDGEFVEVQGTGEGGTFRRDQLDELTDLAWTGIRELLAAQRKVLDHAG